The following coding sequences lie in one bacterium genomic window:
- the ndk gene encoding nucleoside-diphosphate kinase, translated as MLHPKEERTLIIMKPDALQRSLLGEIIHRFERKGLKIVGMKMMELGDVILEEHYVHHKDKPFFKTLKNYMKSSPVVVMVLSGINAISATRLIIGPTKGYEADAGSIRGDFSLSSQSNIAHASDSKESAEQEIKRFFNSDELFDYQKNDFNFVYSEEVF; from the coding sequence ATGCTCCACCCAAAAGAAGAAAGAACGTTGATTATTATGAAGCCCGATGCTCTTCAGCGGAGTCTCCTTGGGGAGATCATTCATCGCTTTGAACGTAAAGGACTCAAGATCGTTGGAATGAAGATGATGGAACTTGGTGACGTGATCCTCGAAGAGCATTATGTGCACCACAAAGACAAACCATTTTTTAAAACACTTAAAAACTATATGAAATCTTCCCCGGTTGTGGTTATGGTACTCTCCGGCATTAACGCAATATCGGCAACGCGGCTCATTATTGGTCCCACAAAAGGTTATGAAGCTGATGCGGGTAGTATTCGCGGCGACTTTTCTTTAAGTAGTCAATCAAATATCGCGCATGCTTCTGATTCCAAGGAATCTGCTGAGCAAGAAATCAAACGATTTTTCAATAGCGACGAATTATTTGATTATCAAAAAAACGATTTCAATTTTGTCTATTCCGAAGAAGTGTTTTAG